The Candidatus Babeliales bacterium genome includes a window with the following:
- the glyA gene encoding serine hydroxymethyltransferase has product MSLYITDPRIYQLIESEKRRQEETINLIASENYVSAAVMEATASVLTNKYAEGYPEKRYYPGCTVIDKVELLAIDRCKQLFHAEHANVQPHSGSQANMAVYFSLLKPGDTILGMSLSSGGHLTHGHNVNFSGTLFKSVQYTVSPETELLDYNAIEQLAHEHMPRLIVSGASAYSRIIDFERLAGIAKDVNALLLADIAHIAGLVAAGLHPSPINYADFTTSTTHKTLRGPRGGLIMTSAAHAAKIDRAIMPGMQGGPLMNTIAAKAVAFNEALQPSFIDYQKQIISNAQAMADELIILGYRIVAGGTDNHLFIVDIRSKNITGLKAEIALEKAGITVTRSCIPFDTEKPWITSGIRLGTPAITTRGMHAVTARQIAHLIDDAIRHHDNDVVLNAIKVKVRALCTEFPIN; this is encoded by the coding sequence ATGTCTTTATATATAACTGATCCACGTATTTATCAGCTTATTGAATCTGAAAAACGCCGCCAGGAAGAAACAATAAACCTTATTGCCTCAGAAAACTACGTATCAGCAGCTGTTATGGAAGCAACAGCTTCAGTATTAACTAACAAATATGCCGAAGGTTATCCAGAAAAACGTTATTATCCTGGCTGTACTGTTATTGATAAAGTTGAATTACTTGCAATCGATCGTTGTAAGCAGTTATTTCATGCAGAACATGCTAATGTACAACCACATTCAGGTTCACAAGCAAATATGGCTGTTTATTTTTCATTGTTAAAGCCGGGCGATACCATTTTAGGCATGAGTTTAAGCTCTGGTGGGCACCTTACCCATGGGCATAATGTAAATTTTTCGGGTACATTGTTTAAAAGTGTGCAATATACAGTATCACCAGAAACAGAACTATTAGATTATAATGCTATTGAACAACTAGCGCACGAACATATGCCCCGACTTATTGTTTCAGGAGCATCAGCATATTCCCGCATCATAGATTTTGAACGCCTTGCTGGTATTGCTAAAGATGTTAACGCTTTATTGCTTGCTGATATAGCACATATTGCTGGATTAGTTGCAGCCGGACTTCATCCAAGTCCCATCAATTACGCAGATTTTACTACAAGTACAACCCATAAAACATTGCGTGGACCTCGTGGGGGACTTATTATGACATCTGCTGCTCATGCAGCTAAAATTGATCGTGCAATTATGCCAGGTATGCAAGGAGGTCCTTTAATGAATACAATTGCTGCAAAAGCTGTAGCATTTAATGAAGCATTACAACCATCATTTATTGACTATCAAAAACAAATTATATCTAATGCCCAAGCAATGGCTGATGAGCTCATTATATTAGGGTATCGCATTGTGGCGGGTGGTACTGATAATCATCTATTTATTGTTGATATACGTTCAAAAAATATTACCGGATTAAAAGCTGAAATTGCTTTAGAAAAAGCTGGCATCACCGTAACGCGTAGTTGTATTCCCTTTGATACAGAAAAACCATGGATTACAAGCGGCATTCGCCTTGGAACTCCTGCAATTACTACACGCGGCATGCACGCAGTTACCGCTCGTCAGATTGCGCATTTAATTGATGATGCAATTCGACACCATGATAATGATGTTGTATTGAATGCAATTAAAGTTAAAGTTCGCGCATTATGTACAGAATTTCCTATTAACTAA
- a CDS encoding alpha/beta hydrolase yields MYIIKKIIVIICFIFLSTQAQSVFIIIHGTWGADCSWHSPKGDFFDALENAVCQKNSAVVSFRWSGGCGHESRVKAANNLIKLIKTYAIDTPLFIIAHSHGGTVAVLASQFLAQEQDNKYKICALFTLGTPIMSNYLPNMNVIGYVYNLFSFEDLVQTVLGISSREYPKHKRIANLRIMINGKAPDHAGLHHPIVGKWIAYIHHYFKKYLNNQNITNYISEPSIVYFSDIKAPEYAYDEKRNDLFIRDHQLSVLILDSFRNSLETGSNIPFTNL; encoded by the coding sequence ATGTATATTATAAAAAAGATTATTGTCATTATCTGCTTTATTTTTTTATCTACTCAAGCACAATCTGTTTTTATTATTATTCATGGAACATGGGGAGCAGATTGCAGTTGGCATTCACCAAAAGGTGATTTTTTTGATGCTTTAGAAAACGCTGTTTGTCAAAAAAACAGTGCTGTGGTTTCTTTTCGCTGGAGTGGAGGATGTGGGCATGAATCACGCGTAAAAGCTGCAAACAATCTTATAAAACTTATCAAAACATATGCTATTGATACGCCACTCTTTATTATTGCCCATAGCCATGGAGGGACTGTAGCAGTATTAGCATCTCAATTTTTAGCTCAAGAACAAGACAATAAATATAAGATTTGCGCATTATTCACTTTAGGTACACCAATCATGAGTAACTATTTACCTAATATGAATGTTATAGGCTATGTTTATAATCTATTTTCTTTCGAAGATCTTGTCCAAACTGTACTGGGAATTTCCTCTCGAGAATACCCAAAGCATAAAAGAATAGCCAATTTACGCATAATGATTAATGGAAAAGCTCCTGATCATGCTGGCCTACATCATCCGATAGTTGGCAAATGGATTGCATATATCCATCATTATTTTAAAAAATATTTAAATAACCAAAATATTACCAACTACATATCAGAGCCCAGCATAGTCTATTTTAGTGATATCAAGGCTCCTGAATATGCATATGATGAAAAACGAAATGATTTGTTTATAAGGGATCATCAACTTTCGGTACTAATACTTGATTCTTTCCGCAATTCCTTAGAAACCGGATCCAATATACCATTTACAAATTTATAA
- the efp gene encoding elongation factor P: MIATTDFKKGMKILYNNAPYIILDYHHVKPGKGGAFVKTKMRNMITGLIWEDTFRSGEKFDQPDLEYNEMQYLYSDGGLYHFMDQSTFDQVSFNKEQIEDVLDFLKEQEVYTVLNFEGKPITVTAPMFMEMTVKETMPGVRGDTAQGGATKPATLESGLVIQVPLFVNEGDIVKIDTRDKSYMERVKK, from the coding sequence GTGATCGCTACAACAGATTTCAAAAAAGGTATGAAAATCCTTTATAACAATGCGCCATACATAATTCTTGATTATCATCACGTAAAACCAGGAAAAGGTGGAGCTTTTGTTAAAACAAAAATGAGAAATATGATAACAGGGCTTATATGGGAAGATACCTTTCGCTCTGGTGAAAAATTTGATCAACCAGATTTAGAATATAATGAAATGCAATATCTTTATTCAGACGGTGGGCTCTATCACTTTATGGATCAAAGTACTTTTGATCAAGTGTCGTTTAATAAAGAACAAATTGAAGATGTATTAGATTTTCTCAAAGAACAAGAAGTGTATACTGTTCTCAATTTTGAAGGAAAACCAATAACAGTAACTGCACCAATGTTCATGGAAATGACAGTTAAAGAAACAATGCCAGGAGTTAGAGGTGATACAGCTCAGGGTGGTGCAACAAAACCTGCAACTCTTGAGTCAGGATTAGTTATTCAAGTTCCTTTATTTGTTAATGAGGGTGATATTGTCAAAATAGATACACGCGATAAAAGCTACATGGAACGAGTTAAAAAATAA
- the nusB gene encoding transcription antitermination factor NusB produces MSSLFIAEGAIMQEDFQSPKLYKDLSRRDIRSLIFHFLYAAEAFNYEESLESIIHNFNRGFDLSIPVDGELFMITNEIIKHRDVLEKIYEPYLANWRIERISVCTKLILLFAIWEIKYTPTDERIIINEAVELAKCFAEIDAYKFVNGILDPVSKELRKESSISTES; encoded by the coding sequence ATGAGTTCACTTTTTATTGCTGAAGGCGCTATAATGCAGGAAGATTTTCAATCTCCTAAATTATATAAAGATTTATCACGACGAGATATTCGTTCTCTTATTTTTCATTTTTTATATGCTGCAGAAGCATTTAATTATGAAGAATCTTTAGAATCTATTATACATAATTTTAATCGAGGATTTGACCTTTCTATTCCTGTGGACGGGGAACTTTTTATGATTACTAATGAAATTATTAAACATAGAGATGTTCTTGAAAAGATTTATGAGCCTTATTTAGCAAATTGGCGTATTGAGCGAATTAGTGTTTGCACTAAATTAATTTTATTATTTGCTATTTGGGAAATTAAATATACGCCCACCGATGAGCGAATTATTATCAATGAAGCCGTTGAACTTGCAAAATGCTTTGCTGAAATAGATGCTTATAAATTTGTAAATGGTATATTGGATCCGGTTTCTAAGGAATTGCGGAAAGAATCAAGTATTAGTACCGAAAGTTGA